Proteins encoded within one genomic window of Humulus lupulus chromosome 1, drHumLupu1.1, whole genome shotgun sequence:
- the LOC133813999 gene encoding uncharacterized protein LOC133813999, which yields MVDKFTRERSRIQYARILVEMEVTDNPPKSIQYINEHGQIMEQGVEYEWLPIKCKTCAGFGHSMTDCRKVQNTQWVVKEPTTKKEKKDQRTEGLQDEELEKPATQASSDDGKVQVNPVETLQPNSEVLAANDKGNQASQPWLTPKRVAASTKEGQSSEITAKNSGQKYKKSNKFVVLQEQMNVRGLNGSIKHSPVSDLCSINKIGVGGLLETKMKGNKIIRFMDHQFPNWEFHTSSVIEGRLLIVWRKLFVKVNIIEESNQFVHCLVKMAGVQQDFGVTFLYGFNSIEGRRNLWEGLQRPTLMDKAWLVLGDFNAPFSGKDRSGGKPISDLELVDSVRWLAGAHVEPLKSSTAVFRWETISDHCSCLVRTQPLEKIRLKLFRFYNYWTKHHEFRDLVLYSWDRIGDLKVNYYKAKETYQEAQLQAQAYPHVFSYQEDERIAAEAFSVQERLYHSFLIQRSKITWLRQGDMNTSFFYAFLKKRKAENGSPSSATGRINIQNVEMGSKLSVEQQLKLLKPFSKKEIRDSLFGIPITKSPGPDGFGSGFFKASWQDIGDEVCVAITQCFETGYFPSKLHETTLSLIPKVANPSRAVEYRPIACCSTLYKCMAKLICKRLSLVLPDLVQPNQGAFVKGRSIAHNIMIFQDLIKNYGRTSTSSRCAMKIDLSKAYDTVDWEFLEDLLKALRFPMKFIGWVMSCVRNTSYSLLMNGRVQGKFKGEKGLRQGDPMSPQLFVLIMEYLTRSLQLAALKSPFRYHPMCKSLKLINLCFADDLLLFCKSSISAVRSVKEVLDEFAAATGLSINSGKSHIFFCGVTSNDRTRIAQEINLTEGTFPLKYLGVPMRPTKWRHEDCEVILHKFRLKMQNWASRHLSFTGRIQLIHSVLLGLRNYWMTIFVLPQSIIKEIEKLCRGFLWGTSGQRSKIHIPSWQKVCLPKAYGGLEFRDGASWNRAVLAKYVWAISAKPDLLWVKWINSIYLKGVNIWNYELKENCSWYWRKLCHLKDRFNPAAILSTSAQGKFQSSKLYNSLLDQQRVDYYRNVVNSKLLTRDNLSRLHVHMNTLVCPVCERYPESHSHLFFDCILSKLVVKSIFDWLGFDAWPIEFNSWMVWLARARIGVSTAIVNMVIAAVIYSI from the exons ATGGTGGACAAATTCACAAGGGAGCGTTCACGTATTCAGTATGCTAGAATTCTGGTTGAAATGGAAGTTACTGATAACCCCCCTAAAAGTATACAATATATCAATGAGCATGGCCAAATCATGGAGCAGGGGGTTGAGTATGAATGGCTACCGATTAAGTGTAAGACTTGTGCTGGTTTTGGTCACTCAATGACAGACTGTAGGAAGGTCCAGAATACTCAGTGGGTCGTGAAGGAGCCTACAACTAAAAAGGAGAAAAAGGATCAGAGAACTGAAGGACTTCAGGATGAAGAGCTGGAGAAGCCTGCAACTCAAGCTAGTTCAGACGATGGCAAGGTTCAGGTCAACCCAGTCGAAACTTTACAGCCTAATAGTGAGGTATTAGCTGCTAATGATAAAGGTAATCAGGCAAGCCAACCTTGGCTTACTCCGAAACGAGTTGCTGCTTCAACCAAGGAAGGACAGAGTTCAGAAATTACTGCTAAAAACTCAGGTCAAAAgtacaaaaaatcaaataagttTGTGGTGCTACAAGAGCAAATG AATGTTAGAGGGCTTAATGGTTCTATTAAGCATAGCCCTGTTAGTGACCTTTGTAGCATAAATAAAATAGGAGTAGGTGGTCTTTTAGAGACTAAAATGAAGGGAAACAAAATAATAAGGTTCATGGACCATCAGTTTCCAAACTGGGAATTTCACACAAGTTCAGTTATTGAAGGCCGACTGTTGATAGTTTGGAGAAAGTTATTTGTtaaagtcaatattattgagGAATCTAATCAATTTGTTCATTGTTTGGTGAAGATGGCTGGTGTGCAGCAAGATTTTGGTGTCACTTTTTTATATGGTTTTAATTCGATTGAAGGTAGGAGAAATCTCTGGGAAGGGTTGCAAAGGCCTACTCTTATGGACAAAGCATGGTTAGTTTTAGGGGACTTTAATGCCCCTTTTTCAGGTAAAGACAGATCAGGTGGTAAGCCTATTTCCGATTTAGAATTGGTTGATTCCGTTCGGTGGCTTGCGGGTGCTCATGTTGAGCCTCTAAAAAGT TCCACTGCAGTGTTTAGATGGGAAACCATTTCAGACCACTGTTCCTGTCTAGTTAGAACTCAGCCTTTAGAGAAGATTAGGTTAAAGCTTTTTCGGTTCTATAACTATTGGACAAAGCACCATGAATTTCGTGATCTGGTTTTATATAGCTG GGACAGAATTGGTGATCTGAAGGTAAACTATTATAAGGCTAAAGAGACATACCAAGAAGCTCAATTGCAAGCTCAAGCATATCCTCATGTATTTAGTTATCAGGAAGATGAGAGAATAGCAGCTGAAGCCTTCTCGGTTCAGGAAAGACTATATCATAGCTTTTTAATCCAGAGGAGCAAGATAACATGGCTGAGACAGGGAGATATGAACACTTCATTCTTTTATGCTTTTTTAAAGAAGCGTAAAGCTGAAAATG GTAGTCCTAGCTCGGCTACAGGCAGAATAAATATCCAGAATGTTGAGATGGGTTCTAAGCTTTCTGTTGAGCAACAATTGAAGCTTCTTAAACCTTTTTCAAAGAAGGAGATTCGGGATTCATTGTTTGGCATTCCTATTACCAAATCTCCAGGACCTGATGGATTTGGTTCAGGCTTTTTTAAAGCTAGTTGGCAAGATATAGGGGATGAGGTCTGTGTTGCAATAACACAGTGTTTTGAAACAGGTTATTTCCCATCTAAGCTTCATGAAACAACTTTGTCTCTGATTCCTAAGGTAGCTAACCCCTCCCGAGCTGTTGAATATAGACCCATAGCCTGCTGCTCTACATTGTACAAGTGTATGGCTAAATTGATTTGTAAGAGACTGTCCTTAGTTCTCCCTGATCTTGTACAGCCAAATCAGGGAGCGTTTGTTAAAGGTCGCTCTATAGCCCATAATATAATGATTTTTCAAGATCTCATCAAAAACTATGGGAGGACTTCTACTTCATCAAGATGCGCTATGAAGATCGATCTAAGTAAGGCCTATGACACAGTAGACTGGGAGTTTCTTGAGGACTTGTTAAAAGCTCTAAGATTTCCTATGAAATTCATAGGATGGGTTATGTCTTGTGTTCGGAATACATCCTATTCTCTTCTGATGAATGGCAGAGTTCAAGGCAAATTTAAAGGTGAAAAAGGGCTGAGACAAGGTGATCCCATGTCACCTCAGTTGTTTGTTCTTATAATGGAATATTTGACAAGAAGTCTTCAACTAGCAGCGCTTAAATCCCCCTTTAGATATCACCCTATGTGTAAAAGTCTCAAGCTTATTAATCTGTGCTTTGCGGATGATTTGCTTTTATTCTGTAAGAGTTCTATCTCAGCTGTAAGAAGTGTCAAGGAGGTTCTTGATGAATTTGCTGCTGCTACTGGGCTTTCAATCAACTCTGGTAAGTCTCATATTTTTTTTTGTGGAGTCACTAGCAATGACAGAACTCGGATTGCCCAAGAAATTAATCTGACTGAAGGTACTTTTCCTCTTAAGTACCTTGGGGTTCCCATGAGGCCTACCAAATGGAGACATGAAGATTGTGAGGTAATTCTTCACAAATTTCGTTTAAAAATGCAGAACTGGGCGAGTAGACATCTCTCCTTTACTGGTCGCATACAACTTATCCATTCTGTTTTGCTTGGGCTTCGAAACTATTGGATGACTATTTTTGTTTTGCCTCAAAGCATTATCAAGGAAATTGAAAAACTTTGTAGGGGTTTTCTGTGGGGCACATCTGGGCAGAGAAGCAAGATTCATATCCCCTCTTGGCAGAAGGTTTGCCTCCCCAAAGCCTATGGTGGATTGGAATTCAGAGATGGAGcaagttggaatcgagctgtttTAGCAAAGTATGTATGGGCTATATCTGCTAAACCAGATTTGTTATGGGTTAAATGGATCAATTCCATTTATCTGAAAGGAGTCAATATCTGGAATTATGAACTGAAGGAAAAttgcagctggtattggaggaagctcTGCCATCTCAAAGATCGTTTTAACCCTGCTGCTATTCTCTCTACTAGTGCGCAAGGGAAGTTTCAGTCTTCAAAATTGTATAACAGCCTTTTAGACCAGCAAAGGGTTGATTATTATCGGAAT GTGGTTAACTCTAAGCTTTTAACAAGAGACAATCTCAGTAGGCTGCATGTTCATATGAATACATTGGTCTGTCCTGTTTGTGAGAGATATCCTGagagtcattctcatctattttTTGACTGCATTCTCTCTAAACTGGTGGTTAAAAGTATCTTTGATTGGCTGGGGTTCGATGCTTGGCCTATTGAATTTAATAGCTGGATGGTGTGGCTGGCTAGAGCTCGGATTGGAGTTTCAACTGCTATTGTGAATATGGTTATTGCTGCTGTTATATACAGCATCTGA
- the LOC133824024 gene encoding non-specific lipid transfer protein GPI-anchored 16-like, with product MEGFKTFQSIAISAYILVLICSVKSVNGQISTPCSFSMITSFTPCLNYITGSSSNGLSPTTDCCSSLKTILSSGMDCACLLITASVPIQLPINRTLALSLPSACNINGVPIQCKSSGSPLPASGPASLLEPTPAPEADSPSSIESKATSTDPESEELSPASSPGIESEGPTATNPGIRPVLGPPSSASTLPHLIPSSLPHMIIATMMYLIMFY from the exons ATGGAAGGGTTCAAAACATTCCAATCAATAGCAATATCAGCTTATATTCTTGTCCTCATTTGTTCAGTAAAATCAGTAAATGGACAGATTTCTACACCATGTTCATTCTCAATGATAACTAGCTTCACTCCATGCCTGAATTACATAACCGGGAGTAGCAGTAATGGCCTGTCACCAACCACAGACTGTTGCAGCTCATTAAAGACAATATTGAGCTCTGGTATGGACTGTGCTTGTCTTCTAATAACTGCCAGTGTCCCTATTCAACTCCCCATTAACCGAACTCTTGCTCTTTCCCTCCCAAGTGCTTGCAACATCAATGGTGTCCCAATACAATGCAAAT cttCTGGTTCTCCTCTTCCAGCTTCAG GGCCTGCCAGCTTACTAGAACCCACTCCTGCTCCTGAGGCTGATTCTCCTAGTTCAATAG AATCCAAAGCAACATCAACAGATCCAGAATCAGAAGAGTTGAGCCCAGCATCTTCTCCAGGCATTGAATCAGAAGGCCCAACAGCAACAAATCCAGGGATCAGACCAGTGTTGGGCCCACCATCTTCTGCTTCTACTCTGCCTCATCTTATTCCATCTTCTCTTCCACATATGATCATAGCAACGATGATGTATTTGATCATGTTCTATTGA